Within the Hermetia illucens chromosome 6, iHerIll2.2.curated.20191125, whole genome shotgun sequence genome, the region CAATTTGTTTGAACCTTTTGaagaccattctcagaaattggcTCTAAGAAAATATGATTTTTCGGCCCCGTCAATCGAAAATCTTCCCCCTCATAGCCCGGAACTCCGATGATTCTAGCTCTATCTAGTCGTAACCGTAAATACAATACAACAAATATTTTGGcagccgttgttgatgttatttTGTGGATGTTTCGTATCTTTTTTCCTGTGCAGCAAGATGAAAGCAGTATGAGATGGTATAAGTAGATTAAAATCAAttccaaattaatttttttctcctcCTTTTATTATGGATACATGGTGGAAAGTTTCGAGCCCGGAAAGCATCTGTTAGAATCGTACACATTTCAcatgaaaaggaaataaaatgaTGCAATAAATCCAGGAATGTATAGATTCGAATTTGATTGGTAATTGCCGGAGTGATTACATTAGTCCGTAATTGTTGTAGTTATGTCTTACGATGGGCAGACGTAAATATATTTACTTAGACGTGAGCACATACTTAGAATTCTGTTCAGGTTGAGAATCTGTATTCGGAGAaagattatttttgttttttgttttgaaaataaaatcgaaCTTATGTAGTGTGCGCTGTAAAATGGGTCctgaaaaacaaaacgaaaccCGGCCAGAAGCAGAGTGATCTTGATCCGATGACTTTTCATCGTAAAATTTCTAAGGAAAATACCATTTATCAGCTCTAGACAATCTGGCTTCGCTATCGAGCTATCTAAAGCCAGAGAAACGGGGCCGATCAGTAATAAATTTTGTTGTAATTTGTTGAGAGAGAGAGGAGTGGGATGGGGGAAATGGGATGGATAAGCCGGAGTCTGTTTTAGGAGTCTTGGAAGAGATTCTTGGGTAAAGATTGAAATTTCAACCACCAACCCGGAGGAGAGAGGGAGAAAGGATATCCCTCtttgcgctaatgagaattcacttgccaagattggtctgaacatcgaagttggtaagcgaccaaaggcccgcctaaacaaccgtggcttgatCCGCTCGATGGGGTTTTGAAAGTCTCGCGACAGCATCCAGATCAACATTTTGGTAGAATCAAATGGTGCgggccaaccccgcttgtaaaaTGGACAAagtctaaagaaaaagaaggagaataATAGGGTTTAGCTTTGAACCACATCGCCGCTGggagaaaggatagtacaaagaGAGAAGTGGGGGTCTTCTCTTTGAAACTCCGTTGAAAAATGGTGGCTGCCACCTCCCTCTTATAAATTATGGCGTTTGGTATGATAATGATAAATATTGATTTGGTAACCGTACCCCTGGAGAGGGAGGGGATAATGAGAACGTGTTGGAGGAAGAAGAAGGTCCTATTAAAAGGTTATGGCGCCTTTCTCGATTTTGTGCAGACAAATAGGTACATAAATAGGTACGTTCTCTTCGCTTATGTttcacagggctccgtactgggcctcctagtgtggaacatcatggtggtgggttacgccgacgacatagcactggttgtggtggtAAAGCACCTCGAGGATGTTGAGTTAAAATTCACAATTCACAAAGGCGTTGACTGCAATCAGAAAATGgggtttgttcaaataaatcccaatcattgcagggtcgctcaggatttgctTGACCAGACCGCCTAGAATCGGAGGTGGGACTTGCCATTATAAATAAACCTTATAGAAATTTCCATCATGCCGAATAGGCTAAAGATTTGAccagtggagcggcgatatgggcgtgcggtcgacAAAGCCATTCAATGTCCTCTGAATCAGGCCACTAGTGGCTCTGTGTGGGCGAAAAGAGGTGGTGTATATATTTACAGCTGCCACGCCCCACGAAGCCTGGCACTgtttgaattcgaggaaatgcttgataattttgttctcgacgcaagaggacgaaaggTGATTGGCGGTGACCTCAATGCTTGCGCACTTGAATGGACAAGCAAAGAAACAAATGCGATGGGGCGCATTCTAGTAAAAGCTTTTGCGCAGTTTAATGTAGTTCTGACCAACGAGGGTGATGTAAACATCTTTCGGaagggagggtctgcctcaatcgtagaccttaCCTTCGACAGCCCTGTACTGGTACGTGGTATGTTCTGGGGCGTCAGAGATCAACAACTAATCCTCTTTGAACTATAGGGGTAGCCACAGAGAAGAaacccatcatgcccgaaacggaAAAGGATGCCatgctggtctgcaaaagcattgGGTGAccagatcttcatggaagtgtggttaGATAAACAAACAGTGCAGAAAAAGCTCTCCATCTGGCACACTGCATCGCCGAAGCATTTGACGCGTCCACGCCTAGGAAATGCACTTcggtagaagacccaactattGGCGGAATGATGGATTGGCCAGCCTTGGATCAGCCTGTTACCTAGACAGGCGAGCCATGCGCCTGCGATGGCAGTAGGCAGCATCGATTAGAGGGGAATAAGGGCAATAACAAAACCCGCGAAACCTTCAAGCTGGCCATTCAGAGGAGCAAaagagaatgctttaaggaatTTTGCTCAGAGGCGGACGTAAACTTGTGGGGTAACGCCTgtaaaatcgtgatgggacggttcaaaggccgttcatctctgcagatcacgtgtattactttcttgttgaaaatttccAGGGGCTTATTTCCCCGATAACTTCCAATTATCTCTGAATACGGTGAGGGTGATTCCAGAAGGACATTTGCCATAGAATAAGTGACAGTAAAGCCTTGGGCATggatggagtaccgaataacGCCCTTAAGCATATTATGAAATGTATACGGGATATATTcgcggagttgttcgaagcatgtATGCCCAATGGGGTACTgctgcctaaacctggtaaactTCCAGCTGAATCATTCTCCTATAAACCCATGTGTCTTCTGGACATTGAgagggagggggggaggggatGCTGGAGTGGGTTATATATAATAGATTGCTATCGGTTGTCGAGAGCCGATGGGGCATTTGAAATCGACACTATGGGTTGCGTAGAGCAAGATTAATTGGAcattactagcaaatattgtgtggcgGTTAccttggatgtgagaaatgcgttcaattctgccaattggaatctaatacggaagtGCCTGGAAGAGATTGATATTCCCCTAATCTCGCTGCTTTTGTCAATAGCTCCTTATaacaacggaggctttggtatgataccgatgatggacccgaGGACTATTTGTCTCCGTGAATTCCCCACAGGGCACTGAAAcatgtgaaacatcatgtacaatgatgtgttCCGGTTTTGGAACGGTGAGGGGTTACGTCGacaatatagcactggttgtggtcgcaaagcatctcgaagatgctactCAAGTGAAGCGAAGTGATCAGTGCTGCTAAGGTTTGGCTAgaaagttctggtctgacacttgcggaggaaaaaacagaagtggtCCTACTAAgcgccgtgaaagaaattatgcccgtattcaaattggagtCGGCCATCGaaaacttggaagtgatgataaacGGAAAGCTCACCTATAAACAACACGTGCAATATGTCTGCGGCAACCCATCCACCCATCAAGCATAGCCTTAGAAGGGATGATGGCGAAcatggcggggggggggggggagcataCTTCTAGGTAGTGAGCTCGATCTTCCTCCAAAAAGCCCCCGTTTGGGGAAAGATATTGCAGATCACAGCTAACACTTATAAACTGAGTGCAGGAGGAcggccctaagggtgtgttctgcttttAGGACTATCTCAGGTGATGCTGCAtttgtcatctcgggaatggtgcccattgacgtcttggcagatgagacgaCGAACATATATGACGCGAAGCCTGTCTCTCCTTTTACGCAGAAGAAGaacaccgaaagggagagacctttaaataaatggcgagagtgttgggaacgctcgggaaagggtcggtggacacacaggctcatccctgtcaTCAAGGATGGAGAGACGGTACAGTGAGATTAGTTATAATCTGATCTAGTTTCTCGCGGGGCATAGAGGCCATCGCCAatgcctgtacaggtttaaactggatacctcactcgATTGTGTATACTGTCCGGGAGGATCTCGGGCACGTAGCCTTCCATTgttcaagatttgtggaagaaagcagACTCCAGGAGAAAGGTGCGCTCACGTACGCCGCTTAGAGAAGAGAGGTGGCAAAGCTAGagtaagctgactccgccccatgatgtaacACCTTATGGTGGTTGCATGGGGCatggggggagtcggggtggttttagtaggtaaaaatctcACGCTGCCGTATCCAGGCTAGCGTCTttagaagatttccacctcctcaaaaaagacAGTCAGACAGAACAGCGAGAGCTGACAGGCAGTCATTACTTCAGTAATCTTGATGCAGTGGCATtttaaaatcatattttttttattaaaaataatttctaagCGCAATTCAACCCATACCATTCCTATTGAGACTCTGCTAGATCCGACTCCATGGCTTGATAAAAATAGATTACATTTTTTGACTTGGAAATCCCACTTAACAGTTCCTTTTTCCTCAGTTGATTGCGGCACTTTAACTTTGCAACCCGCAATCATTTCCAACGATAAGAACCACATTAtgttccccagcatatgtacGTACACTAGCTCGGCAGATATATCAGTGCGATCCCCCGCTGACCTCGTGACCCAATATAAACTGGCCGAAACAGAACGTACTTCCAGCCACAATTAATCTCATTTTCAGTAACAATCTCATCTCATTCGGTATTCAAGATCAGTCTATAAATTGTCTATTTACCGCGTCAAGTTCACTCGAATGATTGGCCTAGAATCTTAATCGTTCATTTTGTTTACATTCGGATGTGCAGTGCAGTGCGACCAGGCTTTAGTGAAAAAGATCAAAAGATATGCGGTTGCAGTGCTCAGCGAAAATGGTGAAGATCTCTGTAATTCTACTGACTGGACTGTTAGCATGTCGCGTTTCCGGAAATCTGAGAGAGTCTGATGCATCACCAAGTTCACACCGGAAAAATAACCTAACGATGGAGCAAAAGGTGATGTTGCGCCGAGCTGCCAGGGGTAAATTGATCCAGTCCTACATGAATGAGAGTGTCAACCCATGCGATGACTTCTATGAATATGCGTGCGGAAATTGGAAGTTTGCAAACAGACCACCTTCGGTATTTGACGAGAATGATGTCTTCCAGCTCATTGTCCGGCGGATGGAAAGCCAGATTGGGGCCTTATTGCGGGAGATCAATGGGGAGAGTCAGAACCTAACGAGTGAAGCTTTGATGAAAGTGAAATTGTACTATGACTCGTGTATGGACTATGACTTCACGACGAGCTTGAGATCGCAGGCTAAGAGTGAGATTCTCGATAGCATTTTTGGACCCTATGTTCTGTCCGCTGAATGGAGTTCCGATGGGTTCGATTGGCTCAGTACGGTTGCTCGCATGCAGTCCTACGGGTCCAACGCCTTTATCTACCAATCGGTGTCAAAATACAATAAGACTCCAGCGATACACTTGAAGAAAGCGGACGTGAAGTTACCGGGACTAGACATTCCTGACTTTCTCCTTCCTGACCCAGGTCTTAGCAGAAAACTTCAATCCACGATATTGGCTGAACGATATGGTCTATCTGATAAGGAGAGTATTGAGAACGTAATTGACTTTGGGATCCAACTTAACAATTTGGTAATGTCCAACGATCGTGGAAGTCCTTTAAAAGCCGAACCTGTGAACCTAACTAAACTCAAAGATATGACCCCTATTATCGATTGGAGTCGCTACTTCACTGTCCTCCTTGGGAGCCAGATGAACTTTTCGATGCAGATTATTATCGAGGATGTCAACTACTTCCGACAGCTTGAGATCTTACTACGTCGGACTCCAGCAGACACACTTGCCAATTATCTAGCTTTACACTTCTTAGAGCATTTGCAAGAGAACGTGCAGATTTCGAAATTCTCACAGCACAGATACTGTTCAGCTCGAGTTCTGGAAGACATGCCGCTCGCAACATATGTCCTCCATCTGCATAAATTCAATTTAACCGGCGTCAAACCAGAAATTCTCCAAATAGCCAAAGCTCTGCAGTATCAGTTTCAGCAAGCAATAGACCATTCGGACTGGCTCGACGATCATTTAAAATCACAAATCATTAATAAACTAAACCATACCCAACTAGAAATCGGCTATCCAGATTATCTGAGCTCCAACAATCAACTAGATAAAATCTACAGCGATTTGATCGTAAATTCCAGTCATTTTGATCGAAATTTTTTGCATTGTTTAGAATTCAAGACTCGATCCATGCACAATAAATTGTCACCACTAATGGCCGCTGATATTGATTTAAATTTAAGCCTGATGGACATTAAGCCCCGATATGATCCCATAACGGATAGAATTACCATACCAGCAGGTATTCTTGTACCGCCAATATATCACCAACATTTGCCTATGGCGTTCAAGTTTGGCTCTCTGGGACCGATGGTTGCACACACTTACACCAATGTCTTAAGCGGACTCCATCGACCAGACGCAGGGTCTCGAAAATACGTGAAAAAAATGGAGGAGTTTGATAGAtgctataatttccaaactacaaatttAGACTTAGATCTCGATGCGGATAAGAAATGGCCATTTGCTGACGAGGCTAACAGCAGAGAGGACGGCGGAGGCGTTGGAGTGGATTTGAAGGAGATCCGTAGTGACTTTGGCGAACTAGATGAAGCCTATTATGAAGATATTAGAAATCGGTTTTATGAAGTGGTTAGCACTCAGATAGCCTACTCTGCATATAACAGTTTTATTACTGCGGATAAGATCGATGATGAGCGAATGCCGGGGCTAAATTTGACCAACCACCAATTGTTCTTCGTTAGTTTCACTCAGGCTCAGTGTAGTGACTACAGCATAGATCCCTTCTTGGTGGACATTGGTATGGATAATAATTTTTCTAGAAGGAACCGCGTACTTAGCAGTGTTTCGAGCAACCTGAACTTCTGGAATAGTTTTAATTGCAGCAGAGAGTCAGCAACCTTTCTCCAGAAAAATTGTACACTTTTGATTTAGGATGGgctttttattaaataaaaaaatagagaTTGGAAAAGTGTTAGTTTCAATCATGTAATCCTTCGAAGTTTGCAGAATAGCCAAATGACTTGCGATTCTTTAGGGGAGAAGGATGCTTGATTTAGGGTTGATGCTGATTACCAGACAACATTTATGGGCTAATGCTATAGGTTTTTCTTTTATGGGTGGAAATGGAAATCATAAGCAGaggctgctgcgccaggttgcagcagtgcgtGGGATtatcacccactaaaaccacctccacttCTCTGCCCAGATGCTCGCGGGACcactgtgaagtattacttcgcggggagggttctggtttacaccagcgcaactaagtcacgcgttcGTAGCGCTTTCTGAGCTCGTTCCAGCTCCTGAAGcttctcctgtatcgcagttactgttccgcttatcgcactccagtttgctgcggacctcagcatctcttccacgaaATCAGGGGGCCGATAACTGCGTTGCTCCGGATCCTTGGGTggagcggcgcattcgggacactCTGGAGATTCacccaatccgaagcgatgcaaatacttcttatgttcaccgtgtcccgtaaggaactgcgttaggtggttgtttaattctccatgcttgcgctagacctcttccttttctttagcctttgtcccgttcgcatgCGGAGTCGGCacatcgtgatcggcttcgccatgcTTGCGCTTGACCCAtctctcgatacacgggatccaGCGGTCCTTtctggaattatcccaccgttgcagCCATcttctgtacagctccttcccaGTGGCTCTTCGAAAGCCCGCAGTCATCTCGGCCCGATTTACCCTtcttctccggtagagacagtgtgcctcattcggcCATTCGACTCgggaatggtttgcgagagcaagtcttgagctttgatttgtatcaacctcatttagtcTTACGATGCAGCTCCCTCTtatatgccgggcacctgccaCCACTTGCAACGTGTCGATCATCTACTCCCGTtctccctttgcacaacatgcatcgtggatctcaAGCCCAGTCTTTGGtaaggtggccctcttcacTGGATTTCCTGGACCCTCTCGATCTATCGTACTCGCTAGTACATGCTGccgcaaagtgaccgaaatcgaggcatctgaagcatctcttcagagAAATTTGCTCCTTAAGTCGACACacaacccaacctattcttaccttgcccgcagtaatcagtttaatccctgattccaccggcaagctaataatagcggtttGCGTACCTCCATATGcattcttcatccttttgatggcactTTCTTCTAGGTCGCTAAGGTTAAATTGTCCttgtctaggtctttgcactcgatcacTATTTGTTGCTTCCGAGGTTTCACGTCTGCTTGCTCATCTTCTCACCTCACCTACTCCACTTGACCGCGAAAGCTATTCACTATCTTTTCGCTAGAATTGTTTAGTTCCAGCAACAGATCCCCCTTTTACGGACGCCTGATGCGGCTCACACTGCCACCTACTTCTGTCAGTTCCGGATccgctttgactttccgaagaatGTCCGCGTAGGACATATCTTCTTTCTTAGAAATAATGGTTACTTCCGGACTAGACTTCTTTTTTGCCTTATGCTGCTTTTTgccgcccacctttgtccattcttcggTTTTAAGAGCTGTAGGCTGTTTCCCTTTTATCGCAGTTGGAGCCGTCatcgaagaactacccggaaTATTCGTCAACGCAGGTTTCTTTGGCgaggaggcttttttcttcttggccgcttgttggGCGACAAGtgattcacttattccatccctactcGTGTCGTTATTTACTACTTTCCTCCGAAGTGCCTCCTTCCTTAACAGATTGCGctcattcatttatttttccaccgccctccaagttttttcagaggctaacattttatccacgatattctcgggtgacaacCGCGCCTTGGCGTCAATTTTGGCCTCcactctgtgtgcggcgaacctcgggcagttaaaaacaacatgttcCGCATTCTGTGGAATCATCTTGCGTGATGGGCAATCTGGGAAGTCGCCATGCCCGAAGCGATAAGAGTATGCACGGTACTCTCCGTGCCCGCGTAGGAATTGAGTCAGTCCGCAGCTAACTTCAAAGAtgtcttcgtttgatccattttgagacaccTGGAATAATACTATGAGTCCAACGTCCTTTAGTTGAATCATCCCATTTTTTGCCACTTCAAAATTGCTTCACTTCGtactaattgccgacgataggtacaggatcgccgattgcatatggtgAGTCATAGAAGCGTCGGCCATCGTTAGCCAAGATGTGGATGGGATCATACCTGCTAttacatatgctgcttcgtcTAATgctgtacggtaagcgcacgacgttcgcaaGGCACTCAATCGATAAGGGACTGTGATTTTCTTTCTAGTTTTAATGCCCATGCCCAGACTAGAGTTGCATAaaacaagatggagctgacaactcttgAGGTAAGGAGCCAACGGGTTTGCCTTGGACCACCtacatttggtaacattcttgccaacaatgtagcaagCCCGGAAGCCTTGGTGGTAAATTCTCAAGATAGGGCTTGAGTTTTAGGCTTTTATTAACCATTACTTGTAGGTATTTAGGCGTTGgttctgatctttatcgacgtttgtttCCTTCGTTTGGTGATCAAAGCTACTTCGGTTTTATGCCCTACGTGCATCAGACCAGCGTCTTCTAGTCAAGaccttatttcaaaaattgcttcaGACCaggatagtcactccgatgtccATAGGATAGGATCGAGGACTAATCTTTGTGGAACCCGCAGGTTGTTCAATATTTCTTAGGTTCATCGTTCGAATCGTAACATGATTGCCGCTCCTAGAGAAATGCTACGATTATGCACACCACCACATCTCAGAGCGCCTAATTTGGCTAAACCcccaaaaaaatgtttgctccattttgctgtATTAAAGGCGtccttcacgtcgagagtaactatccCTCAAGATTTATTGCCCTCTACTGCTTCCTCAGTAATTTTCGTCACCGTACTGATTACATTGATAGTAGATCTTGCCCTTTGGAGTACGAACTGCCTATCTGAGAGACcgccctccctttctgtgattggcACACGGCTATTGAAGATGATCCACTCCGATGCCGTTTAATAGGCATATTGGCCTATAATACGAATGAACACCCAAAGGTTTACTTGGCTTCGGAATTAGGACAAGCTTTTctttcctccacttttccggAAAAAAACCTTTCTTTGAGACACGTCGCAAATGTTTCAACGAACTATCTTGGAACAGTTTTAACGGCCACTAGTAGAACTTTATTTGGAATGCCATCTGAatctggggctttattttccccAGTTTACTTTATGGCTTCTAGcacttcttcagtggttacctaGGGAGTTTCATCGGAATTTATCTGGACAGTGGGCACGTTCGTTTCATTTGAAAGAGGGTACTAATGacatcccgcagcaaatcagggttggtgatcggtgGCGAGCGTTCacccttgattgatgccatgactgccttGCAAGCATCTCCGCACGCGtagagtccgcttccttgcataacctctagaagtgttcagttttacttctagagatggctgtgtgcagttccttcctcgccttcttatatcggttgtgcaaATGTTCAGactcaggctggtttccgctacgTTGACTGTGtctcctggctttaaggcaCACCTTGCAAAGTTCATCGATTTTGGCATTTCACCAGAAGTTAGGCATTGGTTTCTTGAGTACAGTGCGGCGTATCCTTTTTTGTATTCCTTTAAGAACCTGCGTCACcttatttcctcgaacatttgctAAGGCACTACTGCAGTCTTGTTGATACCTTTCGCTCGTGGTTTAGGCTTCATTTGGAAGATGGTAGCCTAATGGTCGCTGTAAGTATATCCCTCGCTCATCTGCCATTGGAAATCCTAATGTGTTGATTTCTGCTAACAAACGTAAAGTTACCGATCTCATATTCTGTCTCCGAAAAATATTAACGCCGCCAACATTTGTCAGAGCGacattcagacgtgaaaattcttcgagcaatatgcgccctttgtttgtttatctgtctgtctgtcacacgcattttttctcagaaacgattgacatcaaatttggtggaaaggtgggaacggtgaacgcttacgcatacagtgagttacatcattctatgttAAATTTAGGGGAGGGGAGAGTGGACATATGGACATAAAATTGAGCCttgtgtcaatcattactcccaagtatttgagctaTGGGGgtaaattgtttgttcgttAAATTTTGATGGTTGTGTTCTTCCCTCTCTTGCTAATGAGGACtacttccgttttatgttcagcaagtgataagccggaatttttcaaccaggaattgatctctcatatcgcttcatttgcgaaGATGTCGACTTCATCTAGGCCTTTGGAACTACTAGTTTCCCGACATCATCAgtgaagccaatagttgtcccATTTTCAAGAAGGCGCAGCATAAAAACTCCAGTTGATTTCACTTTACTAGTTTGAATTGTTTGTCAGAAATGCCGCCTTCTTTTTCTGCAATAGCGAGTAGCCTATTGTATATTAGTCGTTATTAAtcagacatatcggtctatatggGGAGGGGCCACCTAATGGTTTACCTGACTTAGGAATGCGTATGAGCTTTTGTAGCATCCATTACTTGAGGA harbors:
- the LOC119659150 gene encoding endothelin-converting enzyme 2-like encodes the protein MRLQCSAKMVKISVILLTGLLACRVSGNLRESDASPSSHRKNNLTMEQKVMLRRAARGKLIQSYMNESVNPCDDFYEYACGNWKFANRPPSVFDENDVFQLIVRRMESQIGALLREINGESQNLTSEALMKVKLYYDSCMDYDFTTSLRSQAKSEILDSIFGPYVLSAEWSSDGFDWLSTVARMQSYGSNAFIYQSVSKYNKTPAIHLKKADVKLPGLDIPDFLLPDPGLSRKLQSTILAERYGLSDKESIENVIDFGIQLNNLVMSNDRGSPLKAEPVNLTKLKDMTPIIDWSRYFTVLLGSQMNFSMQIIIEDVNYFRQLEILLRRTPADTLANYLALHFLEHLQENVQISKFSQHRYCSARVLEDMPLATYVLHLHKFNLTGVKPEILQIAKALQYQFQQAIDHSDWLDDHLKSQIINKLNHTQLEIGYPDYLSSNNQLDKIYSDLIVNSSHFDRNFLHCLEFKTRSMHNKLSPLMAADIDLNLSLMDIKPRYDPITDRITIPAGILVPPIYHQHLPMAFKFGSLGPMVAHTYTNVLSGLHRPDAGSRKYVKKMEEFDRCYNFQTTNLDLDLDADKKWPFADEANSREDGGGVGVDLKEIRSDFGELDEAYYEDIRNRFYEVVSTQIAYSAYNSFITADKIDDERMPGLNLTNHQLFFVSFTQAQCSDYSIDPFLVDIGMDNNFSRRNRVLSSVSSNLNFWNSFNCSRESATFLQKNCTLLI